In Catenulispora sp. MAP5-51, a genomic segment contains:
- a CDS encoding sensor histidine kinase, whose protein sequence is MADLLVRHDSATIAATTATATTASETAATGTPVAAADPVLDPSAAPRPAGSAGPVGSAGPIGSAGPIGPGFEWPRAARRVQAAFRGHPYRQDVVLALGIFLLTLLPTQAGQGSELLHASPLLVVTSVVSAAALIWRRPAPVAMYSVVLVSCTVEWAAALSSASDISWMVCLYTVARYRSMTILRVALAAIVPSLVVLVWRMAPVQGPILVSLFFLATGIVASAALGLMARERQAQLAALAERAIHAEQQREQRARLAVLAERARFSRETHDIVGHSLAVIIGLSDGGARQVQAHPDRGREVFELIAETSRQSLADLRRTLGALREDRSLDAEAFAPQPGVADISDLLERTRSAGPRVSCRATGETAALPRSLQSAIYRIVQESLTNSLKHAGPDTSVDVVIEADAESLRMSVADSGPARSAGHAGPARSGGQGLAGVRERAALAGGRAEAGPNEAGGWTVAARFPLVPAGQA, encoded by the coding sequence ATGGCGGACCTCCTGGTGAGGCACGACAGCGCGACGATCGCGGCGACTACGGCGACGGCGACGACGGCGAGCGAGACGGCGGCGACAGGCACGCCGGTCGCGGCGGCCGATCCGGTGCTGGACCCCTCAGCGGCGCCCAGGCCGGCCGGATCGGCGGGACCCGTGGGATCGGCAGGACCGATCGGATCCGCCGGACCGATCGGCCCCGGCTTCGAATGGCCGCGGGCGGCGCGCCGGGTCCAGGCCGCCTTCCGCGGGCACCCCTACCGGCAGGACGTGGTCCTGGCCCTGGGGATCTTCCTGCTCACGCTGCTGCCGACGCAGGCCGGCCAGGGCTCGGAGCTCCTGCACGCCTCCCCGCTGCTGGTCGTCACCTCCGTGGTGTCGGCCGCGGCGCTGATCTGGCGGCGTCCGGCGCCGGTGGCCATGTACTCGGTGGTGCTCGTCTCCTGCACCGTGGAGTGGGCCGCCGCCCTGAGCTCGGCCAGCGACATCAGCTGGATGGTCTGCCTGTACACGGTGGCCAGATACCGCTCGATGACCATCCTGCGGGTGGCGCTGGCGGCGATCGTGCCGAGCCTGGTGGTGCTGGTGTGGCGGATGGCGCCGGTGCAGGGCCCGATCCTGGTCTCGCTGTTCTTCCTGGCCACCGGGATCGTGGCCAGCGCGGCGCTGGGCCTGATGGCCCGGGAGCGGCAGGCGCAGCTGGCGGCGCTGGCCGAGCGTGCGATCCACGCCGAGCAGCAGCGCGAGCAGCGGGCCCGGCTGGCGGTGCTGGCCGAGCGGGCCCGGTTCTCCCGCGAGACGCACGACATCGTCGGGCACAGCCTGGCGGTGATCATCGGGCTGTCCGACGGCGGCGCGCGCCAGGTCCAGGCGCATCCAGACCGGGGCCGGGAGGTGTTCGAGCTGATCGCGGAGACCAGCCGGCAGTCGCTGGCCGACCTGCGGCGCACGCTGGGCGCGCTGCGTGAGGACCGCAGCCTCGACGCGGAGGCGTTCGCTCCGCAGCCCGGGGTGGCCGACATCTCGGATCTGCTGGAGCGCACGCGTTCGGCCGGGCCCCGGGTGTCGTGCCGGGCCACCGGGGAGACCGCGGCCCTGCCGCGCAGTCTTCAGTCGGCGATCTATCGGATCGTGCAGGAGTCGCTGACCAACAGCCTCAAGCACGCCGGGCCCGACACCAGCGTCGACGTGGTGATCGAGGCGGATGCGGAGTCGTTGCGGATGAGTGTGGCCGACAGTGGTCCGGCAAGGTCGGCGGGTCATGCGGGCCCGGCGCGGTCCGGCGGGCAGGGCCTGGCCGGAGTGCGGGAGCGCGCGGCGCTGGCCGGCGGCCGGGCCGAGGCCGGCCCGAACGAGGCCGGCGGCTGGACCGTCGCCGCCCGGTTCCCGCTGGTGCCGGCCGGGCAGGCGTGA
- a CDS encoding alpha-hydroxy-acid oxidizing protein: protein MPDFGAYQYEIYFDGLRGVVPRFPMTYEGWEAGAQAAMAPSVWSYVAGGAGDEHTQRANVTAFLRHALVPRMFVGAAQRDLSVSMFGLTLPSPLMMAPVGVLGLCCQDGHGDLVAARAAAKTGVPMIASTLSVDPMEQVAAEFGETPGFFQLYTPTDRDLAASLVSRAEAAGFKGIVVTLDTWVTGWRPRDLSTSNFPQLRGHCLANYTGDPVFRAALAKTPEEDPGGAVFHWAGVFGNPLTWDDLPWLRSLTTLPLIVKGLCHPEDVRRARDGGVDGVYCSNHGGRQANGGLAALDALPEVVAAADGLPVIFDSGVRSGTDVVKALALGASAVAVGRPYLYGLALGGLDGLVHVLRALLAEADLLMAVDGYPRLADLTPEALRTVAG from the coding sequence ATGCCGGACTTCGGCGCGTATCAGTACGAGATCTACTTCGACGGACTCCGAGGGGTGGTGCCGCGCTTCCCGATGACCTACGAGGGCTGGGAAGCCGGCGCGCAAGCCGCGATGGCTCCGTCGGTGTGGTCCTACGTCGCAGGCGGGGCCGGGGACGAGCACACCCAGCGGGCCAACGTCACCGCCTTCCTGCGTCACGCGCTCGTCCCGCGGATGTTCGTCGGCGCCGCACAGCGTGACCTGTCGGTCTCGATGTTCGGTCTGACGTTGCCCTCGCCGCTGATGATGGCGCCGGTCGGGGTGCTCGGACTGTGCTGCCAGGACGGGCACGGGGACCTGGTGGCGGCGCGGGCCGCGGCGAAGACCGGCGTGCCGATGATCGCCTCGACGCTGTCGGTGGATCCGATGGAGCAGGTCGCCGCCGAGTTCGGCGAGACGCCCGGGTTCTTCCAGCTCTACACGCCCACCGACCGGGATCTGGCCGCGAGCCTGGTGAGCCGGGCCGAGGCCGCCGGGTTCAAGGGGATCGTGGTCACGCTGGACACCTGGGTCACCGGTTGGCGGCCGCGGGACCTGTCCACGTCCAACTTCCCGCAGCTGCGCGGGCACTGTCTGGCCAACTACACCGGCGATCCCGTCTTCCGGGCCGCGCTGGCCAAGACGCCGGAGGAGGATCCGGGCGGGGCCGTGTTCCACTGGGCCGGGGTCTTCGGCAATCCTCTGACCTGGGACGACTTGCCCTGGCTGCGCTCGCTCACCACGCTGCCGCTGATCGTCAAGGGTCTGTGCCACCCGGAGGACGTGCGGCGGGCGCGCGACGGGGGAGTGGACGGCGTCTACTGCTCCAACCACGGCGGCCGGCAGGCCAACGGCGGCCTGGCCGCCCTGGACGCGCTGCCCGAGGTGGTCGCCGCCGCCGACGGGCTGCCGGTGATCTTCGACTCCGGCGTGCGCAGCGGGACGGACGTCGTCAAGGCCCTGGCCCTGGGCGCCAGCGCGGTCGCGGTCGGCCGCCCCTACCTGTACGGCCTGGCGCTCGGCGGCCTCGACGGGCTGGTGCACGTGCTGCGCGCCCTGCTGGCCGAGGCGGACCTGCTGATGGCCGTCGACGGCTACCCGCGCCTGGCCGACCTCACGCCCGAGGCGCTGCGCACGGTTGCCGGGTAG
- a CDS encoding MMPL family transporter, translated as MKEAVLEGGGTAERGFFPALGRWVAHHPWRVIAAWVVVAVAVVGFAPKLATTTDEASFLPSHYESVQALNLQESAFPQAAAPAAMIVLERADGAALTDADSAAVTALGAKLQAAHIPDVTALQVGQPAPNKALQTIGVQMPTDNDPQLKAQTDAVKALRVQLQSDLGGTSLKGGITGTAAQTLDSQSSGNKAEALIGVATIGLILVLLLIIFRSPVVALLPIITIGVVSQIADGLIAWASKAFDLKTDSSVTSMLIVVLFGVGTDYILFFMFRYRERLRAGDTPKQAVAGAVTRAGEAIVSAGGAVIVSFMALTLSTLGLFRSLGPALAIAVAVTLVAGLTLIPSVVSLLGTRVFWPSKAWKVEPRGARFKAIGGAMGRHPARFAAVSGIVMAALAIAAFSFRPTFDLSSGSTAKSSESTVWQKNLQDASSAGATMPSQVMLQSTTGAKLTQAELDSYQGTLAKVPGVAQVSAPYPNGTGTVALYSVTLNHDPSSSAAIATVKGPLRTTAHQAAPAGTSALVGGTTAVFVDINKAVNHDYAVVFPVAAIIITLILGLVLRSMVAPLYLMASVGLGFGATLGATVLLFQNSGGNNGLIFMLPVIMYMFVVALGTDYNILMITRLREEARAGRDPRAAAAEAVRHAGPTIGAAGLILAGSFASLMLAGQSTLTQMGFAISAGIAIAAFVMSMFFTPAITALVGHAAWWPGRADAVRTPAAPGAAGEPEYGAAGATSRR; from the coding sequence ATGAAGGAAGCTGTGCTGGAGGGCGGCGGCACCGCCGAACGGGGTTTCTTCCCCGCTCTGGGCCGCTGGGTCGCGCACCATCCGTGGCGGGTGATCGCGGCGTGGGTGGTGGTCGCGGTCGCGGTCGTCGGCTTCGCGCCGAAGCTGGCCACCACCACCGACGAGGCCAGCTTCCTGCCGAGCCACTACGAGTCGGTGCAGGCCTTGAACCTGCAGGAATCGGCCTTCCCGCAGGCCGCCGCGCCGGCCGCGATGATCGTGCTGGAGCGCGCCGACGGCGCCGCGCTCACCGACGCCGACTCCGCGGCGGTCACCGCCCTGGGCGCCAAGCTCCAGGCCGCGCACATCCCCGACGTCACGGCGCTGCAGGTCGGCCAGCCCGCGCCGAACAAGGCGCTGCAGACCATCGGCGTGCAGATGCCCACCGACAACGACCCGCAGCTCAAGGCGCAGACCGACGCGGTCAAGGCGCTGCGCGTCCAGTTGCAGTCGGACCTGGGCGGCACCAGCCTGAAGGGCGGCATCACCGGCACCGCCGCGCAGACCCTGGACTCCCAGTCCTCCGGCAACAAGGCCGAGGCGCTGATCGGCGTGGCCACCATCGGCCTGATCCTGGTGCTGCTGCTGATCATCTTCCGCAGCCCGGTGGTCGCGCTGCTGCCGATCATCACCATCGGCGTGGTCTCCCAGATCGCCGACGGCCTGATCGCCTGGGCCAGCAAGGCCTTCGACCTGAAGACCGACAGCTCGGTCACCTCGATGCTGATCGTGGTGCTGTTCGGGGTCGGCACCGACTACATCCTGTTCTTCATGTTCCGCTACCGCGAACGCCTGCGGGCCGGGGACACCCCGAAGCAGGCCGTGGCCGGCGCGGTCACCCGGGCCGGCGAGGCGATCGTCTCCGCCGGCGGCGCGGTGATCGTCTCCTTCATGGCTCTCACCCTGTCCACCCTGGGCTTGTTCCGCTCCCTGGGCCCGGCCCTGGCCATCGCCGTCGCGGTCACCCTGGTCGCCGGCCTGACCCTGATCCCCTCGGTGGTGTCGCTGCTGGGCACCCGCGTCTTCTGGCCGTCCAAGGCCTGGAAGGTCGAGCCGCGCGGCGCGCGCTTCAAGGCGATCGGCGGCGCCATGGGACGGCACCCCGCCCGCTTCGCCGCGGTCTCCGGCATCGTCATGGCCGCCCTGGCGATCGCCGCCTTCAGCTTCCGTCCGACCTTCGACCTCTCCAGCGGTTCCACCGCCAAGAGCTCGGAGTCCACGGTGTGGCAGAAGAACCTGCAGGACGCCTCCTCGGCCGGCGCCACCATGCCCAGCCAGGTGATGCTCCAGTCGACCACCGGCGCCAAGCTCACCCAGGCCGAGCTGGACTCCTACCAGGGCACCCTGGCCAAGGTCCCGGGCGTGGCCCAGGTGTCCGCGCCGTACCCGAACGGCACCGGCACCGTGGCGCTGTACTCGGTGACCCTGAACCACGACCCGTCCTCCTCCGCCGCGATCGCCACGGTCAAGGGCCCGCTGCGCACTACCGCGCACCAGGCCGCGCCGGCCGGCACCTCGGCGTTGGTCGGCGGGACCACGGCGGTCTTCGTCGACATCAACAAGGCGGTGAACCACGACTACGCGGTCGTGTTCCCGGTCGCGGCGATCATCATCACCCTGATTCTCGGCCTGGTCCTGCGCTCGATGGTGGCACCGCTGTATCTGATGGCCTCGGTCGGCCTGGGCTTCGGCGCCACCCTCGGCGCGACGGTGCTCCTGTTCCAGAACTCCGGCGGCAACAACGGCCTGATCTTCATGCTCCCGGTCATCATGTACATGTTCGTGGTGGCCCTGGGCACGGACTACAACATCCTGATGATCACCCGCCTGCGCGAAGAAGCCCGCGCCGGCCGCGACCCCCGGGCGGCAGCCGCCGAAGCCGTACGCCACGCCGGCCCGACCATCGGCGCGGCGGGCCTGATCCTGGCCGGCTCCTTCGCCTCGCTGATGCTGGCCGGCCAGTCGACGCTGACCCAGATGGGCTTCGCGATCTCGGCGGGCATCGCGATCGCCGCCTTCGTGATGTCGATGTTCTTCACCCCGGCCATCACCGCCCTGGTCGGCCACGCCGCCTGGTGGCCCGGCCGCGCCGACGCGGTACGCACCCCGGCCGCCCCAGGCGCAGCCGGAGAGCCGGAGTACGGGGCGGCGGGGGCGACCTCGCGACGCTGA
- the polX gene encoding DNA polymerase/3'-5' exonuclease PolX: MARLNDEVGALLREYADLILLSGGNAFRARSYEKAARSVGGYPGDLAHLDETGLREIPGVGDSTADKISEYLATGRIEALEKLRAKIPGGVREVTHIPGVGPKTAVLLYQKLGIKSVDELREAVDAGKLKGLPGLGAKTVENIRLGIEQLSQTSGRTLLNVALDLAEDLVAAIGAVPGCKKCDYAGSLRRMRETVGDIDILATATDSAPLMAALVARPEVAQVIGSGTTKTSIRTDKGLQVDLRVVPPADWGAALVYFTGSRAHNIKLRGRAVKDGLKLSEYGLFDVESGKKLASRTEKEVYKALGLPWIPPTLREDRGEIEAAADGTLPDLVQLKDLRGDLHTHTDLTDGLAPLEVMLQTAAGLGYAYYAVTDHAPDLVMQRMTDDKMLAQRARARELDRSYNGMRVLHGTELNIDAAGDVDWPADFLAGFDLCVASIHSSFGLDRAAQTKRLIRACENPYVNIIGHPTTRLLDRRPAIDVDLDAVFAAAARTGTAMEINASPQRLDLNDEQVMAAKRHGVKFAIDSDAHSTQALENQRFGIATAQRGWLTKDDVINTWSLTRLRSFLRKTAVRGTTG; the protein is encoded by the coding sequence ATGGCGCGTCTCAACGACGAAGTCGGCGCGCTGCTCCGGGAGTACGCCGACCTCATCCTGCTCAGTGGCGGCAACGCTTTCCGGGCACGTTCCTACGAGAAGGCGGCGCGCTCCGTCGGGGGCTATCCGGGGGACCTCGCGCATCTGGACGAGACCGGGCTGCGGGAGATCCCCGGGGTCGGCGACTCGACCGCCGACAAGATCAGCGAGTACCTGGCCACCGGCCGCATCGAGGCGCTGGAGAAGCTGCGCGCCAAGATCCCGGGCGGCGTCCGCGAGGTCACGCACATTCCCGGCGTCGGGCCCAAGACGGCCGTGCTGCTCTATCAGAAGCTCGGCATCAAGTCCGTCGACGAGCTGCGCGAAGCCGTCGACGCGGGCAAGCTCAAGGGCCTGCCCGGGCTCGGGGCGAAGACCGTCGAGAACATCCGGCTGGGCATCGAGCAACTGAGCCAGACCTCCGGCCGCACCCTGCTGAACGTCGCCCTGGACCTGGCCGAGGACCTGGTCGCCGCGATCGGCGCGGTGCCCGGGTGCAAGAAGTGCGACTACGCCGGATCGCTGCGCCGGATGCGCGAGACCGTCGGCGACATCGACATCCTGGCCACCGCGACCGACTCCGCCCCCTTGATGGCCGCGCTGGTCGCCCGGCCGGAGGTCGCGCAGGTGATCGGCAGCGGGACGACCAAGACCTCCATCCGCACCGACAAGGGCCTACAGGTGGACCTGCGCGTCGTCCCGCCCGCGGACTGGGGCGCCGCGCTGGTCTACTTCACCGGCTCGCGTGCGCACAACATCAAGCTGCGCGGACGCGCGGTGAAGGACGGGCTGAAGCTCTCCGAATACGGGCTCTTCGATGTCGAGTCCGGGAAGAAGCTCGCCTCACGCACCGAGAAGGAGGTCTACAAGGCCCTGGGCCTGCCGTGGATCCCGCCGACGCTGCGCGAGGACCGCGGCGAGATCGAGGCCGCCGCCGACGGTACGCTGCCGGACCTGGTCCAGCTCAAGGACCTGCGCGGCGACCTGCACACCCACACCGACCTGACCGACGGCCTGGCCCCGCTGGAGGTGATGCTCCAGACCGCCGCCGGCCTCGGCTACGCCTACTACGCCGTCACCGACCACGCGCCCGACCTGGTGATGCAGCGCATGACCGACGACAAGATGCTCGCCCAGCGCGCCCGGGCCAGAGAACTGGACCGTTCCTACAACGGCATGCGCGTCCTGCACGGCACCGAACTCAACATCGACGCCGCCGGCGACGTGGACTGGCCCGCCGACTTCCTGGCCGGCTTCGACCTGTGCGTGGCCTCGATCCACTCCTCCTTCGGCCTGGACCGGGCAGCACAGACCAAACGCCTGATCCGCGCCTGCGAGAACCCTTACGTGAACATCATCGGCCACCCCACGACCCGCCTGCTGGACCGCCGCCCGGCCATCGACGTCGACCTGGACGCCGTCTTCGCCGCGGCCGCGCGCACCGGCACCGCCATGGAGATCAACGCCTCTCCGCAGCGCCTGGACCTGAACGACGAGCAGGTCATGGCCGCCAAGCGCCACGGAGTGAAGTTCGCGATCGACAGCGATGCCCACTCCACCCAGGCGTTGGAGAATCAGCGCTTCGGCATAGCGACCGCACAGCGGGGCTGGCTGACGAAGGACGACGTGATCAACACCTGGAGCCTGACGCGGCTCCGCAGCTTCCTCCGGAAGACCGCGGTGCGCGGGACAACCGGCTGA
- a CDS encoding response regulator, which translates to MTSVLIVDDQPLQRMGFRMVLETEPGVSVAGEAENGIEAVRRAAELSPDVVLMDIRMPGMDGIEATRRITASGGRSRVLVLTTFDLDEYVYAALQAGASGFLLKDARPDELLAGIRAVAVGDAVVAPALTRRLLASFAKAMPGAAGAGRQAADDPRLSALTERELEVLRVVAAGLTNTEIAQKLHLSESTVKTHVSRAMAKIGARDRVQAVIIAYDVGLVDPRG; encoded by the coding sequence ATGACCAGTGTCCTGATCGTCGACGACCAGCCGTTGCAGCGCATGGGTTTCCGCATGGTGCTGGAGACCGAGCCCGGCGTGAGCGTGGCCGGGGAGGCCGAGAACGGGATCGAGGCCGTGCGCCGCGCCGCGGAGCTGTCCCCGGACGTGGTCCTGATGGACATCCGCATGCCGGGCATGGACGGGATCGAGGCGACGCGGCGGATCACGGCCTCCGGCGGACGCTCGCGGGTCCTGGTGCTCACCACGTTCGACCTCGACGAGTACGTCTACGCCGCGTTGCAGGCCGGGGCCAGCGGATTCCTGCTGAAGGACGCCCGCCCGGACGAGCTGCTGGCCGGGATCCGGGCGGTCGCGGTCGGCGACGCGGTGGTGGCCCCGGCGCTGACCCGGCGGCTGCTGGCCAGTTTCGCCAAGGCGATGCCCGGGGCCGCCGGGGCCGGGCGCCAGGCCGCCGACGACCCGCGGCTGAGCGCCCTGACCGAGCGGGAGCTGGAAGTGCTGCGGGTGGTGGCGGCCGGGCTGACGAACACCGAGATCGCGCAGAAGCTGCATCTGTCCGAGTCCACGGTGAAGACGCACGTCAGCCGGGCCATGGCGAAGATCGGCGCGCGCGACCGGGTGCAGGCGGTGATCATCGCCTACGACGTCGGGCTGGTGGATCCGCGCGGCTGA
- a CDS encoding enolase C-terminal domain-like protein, translating into MNDPNRLLDPSGALPQAQPPWPARDALRITRVRAVVTAPEGQPLVVVRVDTSEDGLYGLGCATFTQRYAAVAAAVDEHVGPLAVGRHPADIEDITRLIHYSSYWRNGPVLNNALSGLDQALWDIAGKRAGMPVYELLGGRSRSAVEVYSHAAGGSIQDALDEAEQLLSEGYRNVRLQVGGPGLGTYGAPGTRGGYPRSPHPDGWAVEQYLRDAPRLFAAARDRLGEDVNLMHDVHSRLTPKQAVVLARALEPYRLSFLEDVIAPELYDRLPEVCAASPVPIAVGEQLGSVPDAVRLVRDGGVDLLRLHTSSVGGLTPTRKIVALCELLGVRTAFHSPADVSPIGVAANLAVDISTPAFGYQESHTYNDATHEVFPGTPVVREGYMYPSEKPGWGIEIDERAAAEHPPVKFLHERWSAGVRRPDGGLEAP; encoded by the coding sequence GTGAACGATCCGAACCGCCTGCTCGACCCCTCCGGAGCCCTCCCTCAGGCCCAGCCCCCGTGGCCGGCCCGCGACGCCCTGCGGATCACCCGCGTCCGGGCCGTCGTCACCGCGCCCGAGGGCCAGCCGCTGGTGGTGGTGCGCGTCGACACCTCCGAGGACGGTCTGTACGGCCTGGGCTGCGCCACCTTCACCCAGCGCTACGCCGCGGTGGCCGCCGCGGTCGACGAGCACGTCGGACCGCTGGCGGTGGGCCGGCACCCGGCCGACATCGAGGACATCACCCGCCTGATCCACTACTCCTCGTACTGGCGTAACGGGCCGGTCCTCAACAACGCCCTGTCCGGCCTGGACCAGGCGCTGTGGGACATCGCCGGCAAGCGCGCCGGCATGCCGGTGTACGAACTGCTCGGCGGTCGCAGCCGCTCGGCCGTCGAGGTCTACTCCCACGCCGCCGGCGGCAGCATCCAGGACGCCCTCGACGAGGCCGAGCAGCTGCTGTCCGAGGGCTATCGCAACGTGCGCCTCCAGGTCGGCGGCCCGGGCCTGGGCACCTACGGCGCGCCCGGCACCCGCGGCGGCTACCCGCGCTCGCCGCACCCGGACGGCTGGGCCGTCGAGCAGTACCTGCGCGACGCCCCGCGCCTGTTCGCCGCGGCCCGCGACCGCCTGGGCGAGGACGTCAACCTGATGCACGACGTCCACAGCCGCCTGACCCCCAAGCAGGCCGTGGTCCTGGCGCGCGCCCTGGAGCCCTACCGGCTGTCGTTCCTGGAGGACGTCATCGCCCCCGAGCTCTACGACCGCCTGCCCGAGGTGTGCGCAGCCTCCCCGGTCCCGATCGCAGTGGGCGAACAGCTCGGCTCCGTGCCCGACGCGGTCCGGCTGGTCCGCGACGGCGGCGTCGACCTGCTGCGCCTGCACACCTCCTCGGTCGGCGGCCTGACCCCGACCCGCAAGATCGTCGCACTGTGCGAACTGCTCGGCGTGCGCACCGCGTTCCATTCCCCGGCGGACGTCTCCCCGATCGGCGTCGCGGCGAACCTGGCCGTGGACATCAGCACCCCGGCTTTCGGATATCAGGAGTCTCATACGTACAACGACGCCACCCACGAGGTCTTCCCGGGCACGCCGGTCGTGCGCGAGGGCTACATGTACCCCTCCGAGAAGCCGGGCTGGGGCATCGAGATCGACGAGCGCGCGGCCGCCGAGCATCCGCCGGTGAAGTTCCTGCACGAGCGTTGGTCGGCCGGGGTGCGACGTCCCGATGGCGGGCTGGAGGCCCCGTGA
- a CDS encoding NAD-dependent epimerase/dehydratase family protein, with the protein MSAEAPEPPAPRRILVTGAAGLVGRVVTRAFADHGAAVTALVLDDPGDLAELGADRVVVGDAADPAPVRRALADVDAVMHLAALPTPNHGTALEVFGGNTQATFTVLEEAGSQGVRRAVIASSLSILGLPWARRTLHPAYVPVDEDAPLQIEDPYGLSKQVDEATAQMMARRHGMDVVALRFPFISDAQRAAWRLPLLTADPANGAPELWTYLDVRDAAEAAWLALTVPLQGFHKLFVAAPDTLVPYPTADLLAAYHPDTEVRAPLPGRAAPLDLRAAQRLLGFQARHLIDAEPMPMPLPMPAPGPGPQTTG; encoded by the coding sequence GTGAGCGCGGAAGCCCCGGAGCCGCCCGCGCCCCGGCGGATCCTGGTGACCGGGGCCGCGGGCCTGGTCGGCCGGGTCGTCACCCGCGCCTTCGCCGACCACGGCGCCGCGGTCACCGCCCTGGTCCTGGACGACCCCGGCGACCTGGCAGAGCTCGGCGCCGACCGGGTCGTCGTCGGCGACGCGGCCGACCCGGCCCCGGTCCGCCGAGCCCTGGCCGACGTCGACGCCGTGATGCACCTGGCCGCGCTGCCCACCCCCAACCACGGCACCGCGCTGGAGGTGTTCGGCGGCAACACCCAAGCCACCTTCACCGTGCTGGAGGAGGCCGGTAGCCAGGGCGTACGCCGAGCGGTGATCGCCAGCAGCCTCTCGATCCTCGGCCTGCCCTGGGCCCGCCGCACACTCCACCCGGCGTACGTACCCGTCGACGAGGACGCCCCGCTCCAGATCGAGGACCCCTACGGCCTGTCCAAGCAGGTGGACGAGGCCACCGCGCAGATGATGGCACGCCGCCACGGCATGGACGTGGTCGCCCTCCGCTTCCCCTTCATCAGCGACGCCCAACGCGCCGCCTGGCGCCTCCCACTCCTCACCGCCGACCCGGCGAACGGCGCACCCGAGCTGTGGACGTATCTGGACGTACGCGACGCGGCGGAGGCGGCATGGCTGGCCCTGACCGTTCCCCTGCAAGGGTTCCACAAGCTGTTCGTAGCAGCCCCGGACACCCTCGTGCCGTATCCGACCGCTGATTTGCTCGCGGCCTACCACCCCGACACCGAGGTGCGCGCCCCGTTGCCCGGCCGCGCCGCACCACTGGACCTGCGCGCGGCGCAGCGGCTGCTGGGGTTCCAGGCGCGGCATCTGATCGATGCGGAGCCGATGCCGATGCCGCTGCCGATGCCGGCGCCGGGGCCGGGGCCGCAGACAACCGGCTGA
- a CDS encoding LacI family DNA-binding transcriptional regulator yields the protein MPQQGRKRHVSITDVAARAGVSITTVSHVLSGQRPVSAATTAKVQQVIAELGYEPNRLARGLRLRRTDTVALVIPDITNPFYPQIARGLQNVLGPAGVQVLVTSTDADPAAEEAAVQQMITRRVDGLAFAGYQTDHRRVAAAAEVGIPVVLLGGRTTRPGIDVVSSDDVAGGEIAAEYLLGRGYIRVAFITGAERVGAPANRVLGYRHALREAGMTFAPSLVVREEISRDGGARAMRQLLALRRPPDAVLCTNDMVALGALDGAKAQGLRVPQDVAVMGFDDIEIAALTTPALTTVSIRPLEQGEAIGRLLLGRLDGSAPRGAQRILFDPAVVHRDSA from the coding sequence GTGCCGCAGCAGGGCCGCAAACGGCACGTCAGCATCACCGACGTCGCCGCCCGGGCGGGGGTCAGCATCACCACGGTCTCGCACGTGCTGTCCGGGCAGCGGCCGGTGTCGGCGGCGACCACCGCGAAGGTCCAGCAGGTGATCGCAGAGCTCGGCTACGAGCCGAACCGGCTGGCCCGCGGCCTGCGGCTGCGGCGCACCGACACCGTGGCCCTGGTGATCCCCGACATCACGAACCCGTTCTACCCGCAGATCGCACGCGGGCTGCAGAACGTCCTCGGCCCGGCGGGCGTGCAGGTCCTGGTCACCAGTACCGACGCCGACCCGGCGGCCGAGGAGGCGGCGGTCCAGCAGATGATCACCCGCCGCGTCGACGGCCTGGCCTTCGCCGGCTACCAGACCGACCACCGCCGGGTCGCCGCCGCGGCCGAGGTCGGCATCCCGGTGGTCCTGCTCGGCGGCCGCACGACACGCCCCGGCATCGACGTGGTCAGCTCCGACGACGTGGCCGGCGGCGAGATAGCGGCCGAGTACCTCCTGGGCCGCGGCTACATCCGCGTCGCGTTCATCACCGGCGCCGAGCGTGTCGGCGCCCCCGCCAACCGCGTCCTGGGCTACCGCCACGCGCTGCGCGAGGCGGGCATGACGTTCGCGCCCTCGCTGGTGGTCCGCGAGGAGATCAGCCGCGACGGCGGGGCCCGCGCGATGCGGCAGCTGCTGGCGCTGCGCCGGCCGCCGGACGCGGTGCTGTGCACGAACGACATGGTCGCTCTCGGCGCCCTCGACGGCGCGAAGGCGCAAGGGCTGCGAGTACCTCAGGACGTGGCGGTGATGGGCTTCGACGACATCGAGATCGCCGCGCTGACCACGCCGGCGCTGACCACGGTGTCGATCCGGCCCCTGGAGCAGGGCGAGGCGATCGGGCGGCTGCTGCTGGGGCGGCTGGACGGATCGGCGCCCCGGGGGGCACAGCGGATCCTGTTCGATCCAGCGGTGGTGCACCGGGATTCGGCGTGA